DNA from Nocardioides yefusunii:
ATGCACTCGACGTGCCCGACGGTGTCGCCAAGTTCGTGCTCCGGGCAGCCCGTCCCCTGCTGCTCGGCCTCGACCAGACGCGCCTGCTGATCCAGGGACGTGATGGCGCCACCCGACGCGGGTACGTGGCGCGCGACCGGGAGCTCGCGCGCCTGAGGGCCGAGCAGGAGATGACGCACGACCTCGTCGACTCAGTACCGGGCGCAGTGGGCCACCAGGGATGAACCCCTCGCCGTAGGTGCGGGGTGAGCGTGAGCGACATGGTTTACGTCGACTACCTCTCAGACTTTCTGGTGTTGCGCTTAACGGTCACGTAGGGTGATGGCATGCAGAGTGCTGGCAGCCGTCGTGACGACGAGATCCGCGAAGTTCCTCACCCCGACGACGCTCACGCGCTGGTCTCCCCGTTCGACCAAGGACTGCCCGGGCTCTCCGACCGCGACCTCGAGGTCTCCCCTGCTGCCGTCACGGCAGCCTGGGACCGTCTGATCCCTCCCCCGGGATACGAACCGGCCTTCGCTGCACTGAAGCGCGCAGCCGTCGAGCACGGCCTCCACCCGCACGCACTCGACGGGCCCTCGTGGCCCAGTTCCGGCATGGCAGCACTCGCCGAATCGATGGAGTGGGCAGCCTCCACCTGCGTGCTGTACGCCAAGGTCGCGCGGTACTGCCACCTGCCCGTCCCCCGCATCACCACCCGGGACCCCGACGCCGCACCGCTGCCCTTCCCCTTGCTGCTGCGCGCCGACGCGACCAACGAGACCACCGACCTCGACGTCCTGCGCGCGCTGGTGTGGCTGCGGATCGCCCACAGCTGGCCCGCTCCACTGCCGGCATGGACCCGCCTGCAGACCGAGCACGTCACGATCAGCGGCGACGACCTGCACCTCACCCACCCCGACGCAGGCCCGGACTCCGGTGCTCGCCACGTCGTCGTGCCCGGTGCCGCGCACGTCTGGGCAGCGTGGCTCAGCGCCCGCCGCAGCCACAGCGGTCTCCTCGACGCCTCCCCCTGGGCGCTCTGCACCCTGCGGCCCGGGCCGGGCACCCGGGCCGGCTCGCCGATGTCGCAGCGCACCCTGCAGAGTGCCTTCGCCCGCCACACCGCGCTGGCCGCGTTCCAAGCAGACGCCAACGCCGACGCAGAACTCGCCGAGCGCTACCGCACCCTCACCTACGACACCCTGCGACGTCTGCTGATGACCACCGACCCTGTGGCCAGAGCGAACGTGGGCGAGTCCCGCGGGTCAACCCGGGCCCGCCGTCGCGGCACCGGCGCAGCACCGGAAAGCGCCGTCGCCGACGGCTGAGGCGAGTCCCGGCCCACCACGGCGCACGGGGTGCCAGAATCTCCGCGTGAGCCACCGCACTGAGTCCCCGCGCGCGCCGCGCGCCTACCTCGACGCAGACGTCGCCGTGGTGCCGTTCGCGCATCGCGGCGGCGCGCACCACCCCGACCTTCCCGGACTGGAGAACTCGCTGGCCGCGTTCACCCACGCCCACGGGCTCGGCTACCGCTATCTGGAGACGGACGTCCACGTCACCGCCGACGGCGTGCTCGTGGCCTTCCACGACTCGATCCTGGACCGCGTCACCAACCGCACCGGTGCGATCGCCCAGCTCTCCCACCGCGAGGTCCAGCAGGCACTGATCGGCGGCCGCGAGCCGATCCCGACGTTCGCCGAACTCCTGGCGGCGTTCCCCGACTCACGCTTCAACGTCGACCTCAAGGCCGACGGGGCCGTCGAGCCCCTCGTGGCGGCGATCGAGGCGCACGGAGCCACCGACCGGGTCTTGGTGGGGTCGTTCTCACGGCGCCGTCTGCGACGGTTCCGGCGGCTCACCGCAGGACGGGTGGCCACGTCCGCTCACCCCCTCGAGGTGGTGCTCTACCGCCTGCTCCCCGGCGTCCGGGTGGGAGCGGTCCTGGCGCGTTGGCTGACGCCCGGGCGTCCCGACGCATTGCAGGTGCCGCACCGCCGGGGACGAATCACGGTGGTGACGCCGGGTCTGGTGGCGCGGGCGCACACCAACGGGTTGCACGTGCACGTGTGGACGATCGACGACCCCGACGAGATGGCCCACCTCGTCTCCCTCGGCGTGGACGGGATCATGACCGACCGCACCGACCTCCTCGTACAGACCCTGACCCGTCTGGGTCTCTGGAAGGACCCCGCATGAGCACCACCACCTCACCGACTCCCTCCGCCCCACCGACGGTGGGCAAGTGGCCCGTCGTGTCGTGGGCGTTGTGGGACTGGGGATCGGCAGCGTTCAACGCCGTCATCACCACGTTCGTCTTCACCGTCTACCTCAAGGGCGAGAACGACGACGGGACCCCGTTCTTCGGCGAGGGCGTCGACACCAAGCTGGGCTGGACTCTGGCCGCGGCAGGGCTCCTGATCGCGATACTTGCGCCACTGACCGGACAGCGAGCAGACCGGGCCGGACGTCGCGGCCTGTGGCTCACCGTCAACACCGCCGCGGTGGCGGCCGTCTCGGCGCTGTTGTTCTTCGTCAAGCCCGAGGAGCAGTACCTGTGGCTCGGGTTGCTGCTGCTGGCATCGGGCAACGTCTTCTTCGAGTTCGCCTCGGTCCACTACAACGCACTGCTGAGCCGGGTCTCGACCCCGGAGAACGTCGGACGCGTCTCGGGCTTCGGGTGGGGCCTGGGGTACCTCGGTGGGATCGTGCTGTTGCTGGTGCTCTTCTTCGGGTTCATCTCCCCCGAGGTGGGCCTCTTCGGTGTCACCAGCGACGAGGGCATGAACGTTCGGGTCAGCATGCTCCTGTGCGCGGTCTGGACGATCGCCTTCTCGCTGCCGGTGGTCCTGGCCCTGCGCGACCGGCCTTCGGCGCAGGAGGAGGCCAGCGCGCGGGTCAGCATCGCGGCGTCCTACCGGGCACTGTTCGCCACCGTGCGCGGCTTGTGGCGCACCGACCGCAACTTGGTGAAGTTCCTTCTTGCCTCGGCGGTGTTCCGGGACGGTCTGGCCGGCGTCTTCACCTTCGGCGCCGTGCTCGCTGCCGGTTCCTTCGGGTTCACCGACGGCGGCGTCATCATCTTCGGCATCGCGGCCAACGTCGTGGCCGGGATCGCGACCATCGCCTTCGGCGTCCTGGACGACCGCCTCGGTGCCCGTCGCGTCATCGTGGGCGCGCTGTCGGCGATGCTGGTGGCTGCGGTGGCGATCTTCGTCCTGCACGACGGTGGCTCGACGGTCTTCTGGATCTTCGGTCTGACGCTGTGCATCTTCGTCGGGCCGATCCAGTCCGCGTCACGCACCTACCTGCAGCGCCTGGTGCCTGCTGGCCGCGAGGGCGAGATGTTCGGCCTCTACGCCACCACCGGACGTGCGGTGAGCTTCCTGGCTCCGGCGATGTGGTCCATCTCGATCACGGTGGGCGCAACGGTCCTGGGGTCGTCCCACGACGACGCGCAGTACTTCGGCATTCTGGGGATCATGCTTGTCCTGGCCCTCGGCCTGGTGCTGCTCCTGCAGGTCCGCAACGCCACCGCCGACGCGCCTGCCTGAGCTCACCGCCCCCTGGTAGGTCACGGTTCCACCATTGTGGGGATGCAGTTTCGTGTGTGTTCTCACTCATCAGGCGAGGTGAACAGGCGGAATTGTTCACGGCCCGCTACGGTTGGGGATGCGACGACCGAGAACGCCGTCCCCCTACGGCGTCATGGAACCCCCTCCCGGTCGTCTCTCCCCCGTAGGGACTACGGGGCTGATGAGATTGTGAGGTGGCTCAATGGCAGAGCGCACACTGCGTGGAGCACGACTCGGAGGACAGAGCTTCGAGGACGAGCGCGGCATCGAGTTCGCCGCCCGTCAGCAGGTCGCCTATGACTGCACCAACGGACACAAGTTCGAGGTGACCATGTCCGAGGAGGCAGAGATCCCCTCGGTCTGGGAGTGCCCCAAGTGCGGCGTCGAGGCGAGGACCGACCAGGGTGTCCAGGCGGAGGAGAAGGCTGAGAAGCCGGCTCGCACCCACTGGGACATGCTCCTGGAGCGTCGCTCGGAGAAGGAGCTGGAGGACCTCCTCAAGGAGCGCCTCGAGCTGCTGCGTGGCGGAGAGATCGGCCCCGCGCACCTGCACCGTGCCAACGCGAAGCGTCGCGTCAAGGCTGGCGCCTGACGCAGACGTCACGACGACGTCAGTCGTCGACGACCTCGCCCCGGATCACAGGACCACCGTCCTGAGGTCCGGGGCGTCGTGCGTCCCGGGGCTCCTGCTGCCCGGCGAAGGGGTCCTGGGCGAACGGGTCACCGCCGAAACCGGTCGCGAAGCCACCCAGAGGACTCGATGCCATCGACTGCTTGATCCTGGGCGCGATCGCTGCGACCAGCAGCGGGCGCACCAGCGGACGAGTGAACGGCAGCACCAGCACCAGGCCCATGAGGTCGGAGACCACGCCGGGCGCCATCATCAGCACACCGCCGGCCAGCACCATGACGCCGTCGGCGAGTTCCTTGGTCGGCATCCGACCGGCGCCGAGAGCTCCGTTGAACGCCTGCCAGGCGCGTGCGCCCTCACGGCGGACCACCCAGGCACCCACCACCGCGGCGAGGATCAGCAGCAGGATCGTGGAACCTGCACCGATCACCTTGCCGACACGGATCAGGACGAACAGTTCGAGCAGCGGCATCACGACCAGCAGCAGGAACAGCAACCAGCCGGGAACACGGCGGGTGCGGGCAGCGCGGGGGGCGTTCATGGGCCCATTCTC
Protein-coding regions in this window:
- a CDS encoding glycerophosphodiester phosphodiesterase family protein; the encoded protein is MSHRTESPRAPRAYLDADVAVVPFAHRGGAHHPDLPGLENSLAAFTHAHGLGYRYLETDVHVTADGVLVAFHDSILDRVTNRTGAIAQLSHREVQQALIGGREPIPTFAELLAAFPDSRFNVDLKADGAVEPLVAAIEAHGATDRVLVGSFSRRRLRRFRRLTAGRVATSAHPLEVVLYRLLPGVRVGAVLARWLTPGRPDALQVPHRRGRITVVTPGLVARAHTNGLHVHVWTIDDPDEMAHLVSLGVDGIMTDRTDLLVQTLTRLGLWKDPA
- a CDS encoding MFS transporter, with protein sequence MSTTTSPTPSAPPTVGKWPVVSWALWDWGSAAFNAVITTFVFTVYLKGENDDGTPFFGEGVDTKLGWTLAAAGLLIAILAPLTGQRADRAGRRGLWLTVNTAAVAAVSALLFFVKPEEQYLWLGLLLLASGNVFFEFASVHYNALLSRVSTPENVGRVSGFGWGLGYLGGIVLLLVLFFGFISPEVGLFGVTSDEGMNVRVSMLLCAVWTIAFSLPVVLALRDRPSAQEEASARVSIAASYRALFATVRGLWRTDRNLVKFLLASAVFRDGLAGVFTFGAVLAAGSFGFTDGGVIIFGIAANVVAGIATIAFGVLDDRLGARRVIVGALSAMLVAAVAIFVLHDGGSTVFWIFGLTLCIFVGPIQSASRTYLQRLVPAGREGEMFGLYATTGRAVSFLAPAMWSISITVGATVLGSSHDDAQYFGILGIMLVLALGLVLLLQVRNATADAPA
- a CDS encoding RNA polymerase-binding protein RbpA: MAERTLRGARLGGQSFEDERGIEFAARQQVAYDCTNGHKFEVTMSEEAEIPSVWECPKCGVEARTDQGVQAEEKAEKPARTHWDMLLERRSEKELEDLLKERLELLRGGEIGPAHLHRANAKRRVKAGA
- a CDS encoding FxsA family protein; translation: MNAPRAARTRRVPGWLLFLLLVVMPLLELFVLIRVGKVIGAGSTILLLILAAVVGAWVVRREGARAWQAFNGALGAGRMPTKELADGVMVLAGGVLMMAPGVVSDLMGLVLVLPFTRPLVRPLLVAAIAPRIKQSMASSPLGGFATGFGGDPFAQDPFAGQQEPRDARRPGPQDGGPVIRGEVVDD